In Zingiber officinale cultivar Zhangliang unplaced genomic scaffold, Zo_v1.1 ctg232, whole genome shotgun sequence, the following are encoded in one genomic region:
- the LOC122037072 gene encoding calcium-dependent lipid-binding protein-like — protein sequence MGLISGLIMGAMVGISLIAGWNRMMKRRSAKRAAKAADIKLLASMGRDELKKLCGDSYPEWVSFPAFEQVKWLNKLLGKMWPFIAEAATLVIKDTVEPLLDDYRPSGISSLKFSKLSLGNVPPKIEGIRVQCLKKGQLTMDIDFLWGGDLSIILVVDAFVASLPIQLKDLQVFTVIRVIFQLSEEIPCISAVVVALLAEPKPRIDYTLKAVGGSLTAIPGLSDMIDDTVTSIITDMLEWPHRIVVPLGGVDVDISELELKPQGKLTVTIVRATSLKNQELVGKSDPYVVLYVRPVFKVKTKVVDDNLNPVWNETFELLAEDKETQSINFEVYDEDNLQQDKKMGVAKLSLQELKPEATKEMELKLLSSLDTLSIKDKKDRGSLTVKVLYHSFTKEEQLVALEEEKRALEARKKLKDEGVIGSTKAVIGRAASLVGSGVGMVDTGIVAGADLVQTGVGAGVGLVGSGLGAGAGIVGSGLGAGAGIVGSGLGAGADLVQTGVGAGVGMVGSGVGAGVGMVGSGLGAGVGLVGSGLGAVSRAGKFMGKSVTNQFSSSKKTSNPEKGARGNVSQRN from the exons ATGGGGCTGATCTCGGGGTTGATTATGGGAGCGATGGTTGGAATTTCTCTGATAGCCGGATGGAACCGCATGATGAAGCGCCGAAGCGCTAAGCGCGCCGCCAAG GCTGCTGATATAAAACTCCTTGCGTCTATGGGCAGAGATGAGTTGAAGAAACTTTGTGGTGACAGTTACCCTGAATGGGTTTCGTTTCCTGCATTTGAACAG GTGAAGTGGCTAAACAAGTTGTTAGGCAAAATGTGGCCCTTTATTGCAGAA GCAGCAACGCTGGTAATCAAGGATACAGTTGAACCATTACTGGATGATTATAGGCCATCAGGAATATCTTCACTCAAGTTCAGCAAGCTCTCTCTTGGGAATGTGCCACCTAAAATTGAAG GTATTAGAGTTCAGTGTCTCAAGAAAGGACAACTTACAATGGACATTGATTTTCTATGGGGTGGAGATCTGAGCATAATTCTTGTAGTCGATGCATTCGTTGCTTCACTGCCTATTCAG TTAAAGGATCTACAGGTCTTCACCGTAATACGTGTTATATTTCAACTTTCCGAAGAGATTCCCTGCATTTCTGCTGTTGTCGTTGCACTACTCGCCGAG cCAAAGCCTAGAATAGATTATACATTGAAGGCTGTGGGAGGGAGCCTCACTGCTATTCCTGGCCTTTCAGACATGATCGAT GATACTGTCACTTCAATAATCACTGACATGCTTGAATGGCCCCACAGAATTGTTGTTCCACTAGGTGGAGTAGATGTCGATATTAG TGAGCTAGAGCTCAAACCACAAGGGAAGCTCACAGTAACAATTGTCAGAGCGACCAGCTTAAAGAATCAAGAACTTGTCGGTAAATCCGATCCGTACGTAGTTCTATACGTCCGCCCAGTTTTCAAAGTCAAAACCAAAGTCGTCGACGACAATCTCAACCCTGTGTGGAATGAGACATTCGAACTTCTTGCCGAGGACAAGGAAACGCAATCTATTAATTTCGAG GTTTACGATGAAGACAACCTTCAACAGGATAAAAAGATGGGCGTTGCGAAATTAAGTTTACAGGAACTGAAACCTGAAGCCACCAAAGAGATGGAGCTGAAGCTGCTTTCATCACTGGACACTCTAAGCATCAAGGATAAGAAGGACAGAGGGAGCCTTACGGTGAAG GTGCTATACCATTCGTTCACGAAAGAAGAACAGCTGGTGGCGctggaagaagaaaagagagctctagaggcgaggaagaagctgAAGGATGAGGGGGTCATCGGAAGCACGAAGGCTGTCATCGGCAGGGCGGCTTCCTTGGTCGGCTCAGGCGTCGGCATGGTCGACACCGGCATCGTGGCCGGCGCCGACCTGGTGCAGACAGGCGTCGGTGCCGGTGTCGGGCTGGTCGGGTCCGGCCTCGGCGCCGGTGCCGGGATAGTCGGGTCCGGCCTCGGCGCCGGTGCCGGGATAGTCGGGTCCGGCCTCGGCGCCGGCGCAGACTTAGTGCAGACCGGCGTCGGCGCCGGCGTCGGGATGGTCGGATCCGGCGTCGGCGCCGGCGTCGGGATGGTCGGATCCGGCCTCGGCGCCGGCGTTGGACTCGTCGGAAGCGGGCTCGGCGCCGTAAGCAGAGCTGGGAAGTTCATGGGCAAAAGCGTGACGAACCAGTTCAGCAGCTCTAAGAAGACCAGCAATCCGGAGAAAGGAG CACGTGGAAATGTCAGTCAGCGAAATTGA